The following proteins come from a genomic window of Meles meles chromosome 1, mMelMel3.1 paternal haplotype, whole genome shotgun sequence:
- the INSL5 gene encoding LOW QUALITY PROTEIN: insulin-like peptide INSL5 (The sequence of the model RefSeq protein was modified relative to this genomic sequence to represent the inferred CDS: inserted 1 base in 1 codon; substituted 2 bases at 2 genomic stop codons) — MTVCGLRDEGLPLTSILFPVLLATSEVKSGVSLKLYGLEFIKANVYICASSRWRRHLEGIPQSQQTEXGNDFQLPNEPVSEGSTAQPPTPLTPHPPPPHTLAKVDSSGEEIFWXGQLPTEGPXGSKQHWVMSRQDLGSVGCPACCSMPYFWLFVKTSADTQRWWRFSVC; from the exons ATGACG GTCTGTGGGTTGAGGGATGAAGGGCTCCCTTTGACTTCAATTCTATTCCCTGTCCTACTTGCTACCTCAGAAGTGAAGAGTGGGGTATCTTTGAAGCTCTATGGGCTAGAGTTCATAAAAGCCAACGTCTACATCTGTGCTAGTTCCAGGTGGAGAAGGCACCTGGAAGGGATCCCTCAAAGTCAGCAAA CTGAGTGAGGAAATGACTTCCAGCTCCCTAATGAGCCTGTTTCTGAGGGAAGCACAGCACAACCCCCGACTCCCCTGACACCtcaccccccaccgccccacaCCCTGGCAAAGGTGGATTCCTCAGGGGAGGAAATTTTCT ATGGACAGCTGCCCACTGAAGGACCTTAGGGCTCAAAGCAGCACTGGGTGATGTCGAGACAAGACTTAGGAAGTGTGGGCTGCCCTGCCTGCTGTTCCATGCCCTATTTCTGGCTCTTTGTTAAGACCAGCGCTGATACCCAGCGATGGTGGAGGTTTAGCGTGTGTTAA